TTGCTTATTGCTGCGGCTTTTCCGGCAATGGCGGAGGACTACTATGCGGACGTCCAGATTAAGGTCTGGCATGCTGGAGAGGTCGAAATATCGGGCACGACAAACCATCCGACCCTTGCTCCCGGAGTTTACCAGAACTTCACAAGCAAGTCCGGCAGCATGTGGGTTTTGAACATAACCCTCCCGGAGACTTTTTCCGAGTATGTTTATGATGTTGAGCTTCCGCAAAAATCTCAGGTAAATTACCTGTCGGTACCCAAAAATATCCGGATGGAGACGCGTGACGGTGCGCTTCATCTTATCGGCTCGGGCATGGACCAGAAGTTTTTCGTGGTTGTGCAGTACAGCTATGATGGCACCCCTCCACCCCAACCTCCAAGCCCAGTAGTGCCTCTGGCTATTTTTGCGCTTGTAATTGCGGGAATCGTGGTGCACTACAGGTTCAAGATAAAGAAAATAAAATTGGTGCCTCCGAAAATCAGGAAGGGCTATAACCCTCTCGCGCTTACTGAGCGGCAAAAGGAAATTCTTGACTTTATCGAAAAGGCAGGAAACGCCACGACACAGGCAAAGCTTCAGGCGGGGACAAATATTCCCAAGGCATCGCTTTCCCGAAATATAGATGCGCTCGTAAAGAAGGGAATTCTGAAGCGGGAACGGAAGGGGATGACAATGGTTGTTTATTTTAGTGAGGAATAAGCATTAACCTTTTCCGGCATATTTCGCACTATTCCGCATTTTTTCAGGGAACTTATATGGGCTGTTCCGCCGAAGTGGGCTTATGCCTGCCGCCCGATGCCGGAAGCGAAAAGAAATGGGCCATAGCAAATAGCGCATATCAGGCAAGTGGGCGGAAAGGCATGTAAGAAAAATATGAAAGGAATAAGTATGTTGGGCGCAGTAGCCCTGTTGGTGGTAGGTTCAGTGCTGGTAATGGGCGTGTCGATGGCTGACGGAACTGAAAACTCTGTCGGAAACACCTGGAGAGCAGAGGCAGTGCAGGCAGTAGAAGACAATAACTTTGACGCCTGGAAAGCCGCTATGCTTGGCGGCCTGACTGTTGAGAGATTCAACGGTATTGTGCAGAGGTTCCAGGGTAGGTCTGAGATGAAGGCACAGATGCAGGAAAGGGAAACCGCTGTTCGTGAAGCCCTTGAGCAAGAAGACTACGAGGCCTGGAAGGCGGCAGTTGATTCCTTTGGAAAAGGAAGAAACGTCTCTGAAATGGTGTCCGAGGAAGAGTTTGCAACAATAGTCGAGATATACAAGGCAAGGGAAGCGGGAGACTACACGACTGCAAGAACCCTCATGGAGGAAAGCGGCCTTGGCCTGCTCCCCGGAATCGGCTCTGTTATGGGCATGAGCAGAGAGATGGGAGCTAAGGGCCAGGGAATCGGAATGGGCGGCAAGGGCGAGCGCGAAATGAAGCGAGACCGTGACTGCACTGGCCTTGGAAGGGACTTTGAGTAAGAAGCAGCTTTTCTCTAGACCGAAGCGATTTTGTTTTCTTTTTTGTTTTTATTGCAGACCTTATCTGGAGCTGATTTGTATATTTGCAATAATTAGAGGTTAACTAGTTATTACTTTGAGAGCCCATTTCGCTAATGCAAATAGAATCAATAAAACTGTGAGAATCGCGGTGATTGTTATGGCAATAAGATACACGATGGGTGTTGCGAAGGGATTATTTCCTAATTGTATTCCCCAAAAATTATTCGCAAAGTAATTGACGTATCTGCACAAGTGAGGGGATTGTGCTGATACAATTAGACCTAGAGAAGCAAAGAAGATTATTGCAGAAATAAAAGCAGAAAGAAACAATAGGATGAATGTGTGCTTGGTGATAATTTCTTCCAGGCTGCAATTATAGCGAAGATAGAGGATGATACATGCAAGGATAAGGCCCATTATGAAGGTTGGTATGGAATAAAAGATGGACAGTACCACCAATTGTGGGAAATCTAACTCAAAAAATACCTTTTTGCACATAGGCGAAACGAAGTGAGATGCATTTTGGGGGTTAATTAAATCCTCATAGATATCTGAGGCGTAAGGGGTATTTAAATGATAAATTGCAGTAAAACTTTCTGGGGTTTCATTGAAGCTACATTGAGAATAGGTTTTGTTATGTCCAAGGTACACTAAACTGAAGCACTCATAGCCATCATACTGGGTGAAGTAGATATAACCTGAACCAATACAGGTTAGGGAAAGTATGATGAATAGGTACGCAATTATACGTTCCCCGGATATGTTTGACCAGTGATTATTGGCAGAATTTTTATCTGAGGCCCTCTTGTGGCTTACCGTAAGTTCATCAGAAATACCGGTCAGAGATAAATTCAGACGATTTGGCGAGGGCTTTTTTATTCCAACATGTTTAGTTTCCTTAACCATAATTAACTTCTGCTATGAGATATACTTTCCAAAATCTGTAGGGCTCTAGGGATACAGGAAAATCGTTTCTGTAGTGTAAACTGCCCAAAATACCCGTTCCACCTTGTTCCGCCTAACCTATTTATATTGTTCCGGCCCATTTTTGGAATGGAAAAGACGGAAAAAGGGACGAGAAAATGCTTCTCCGGCGACAAAATCATTTCGCTTAAGAATGTCTGGAAGGTTTATAAGATGGGTGAAGTCCTCGTGCCTGCATTAAAGGACGTTACCGTGGATATACATGAAGGCGACTTTGTCGCAATAGTCGGCGCTTCTGGTTCCGGGAAATCGACTATGATGAATATGGTCGGCTGCCTTGACACGCCAACAAAGGGGGAAGTTTATTTAAAGTCAAAGAACATAAGCAAGATGCCTGAGTCTGAGCTTGCCTCGCTTCGGGGACGGGCAATTGGGTTTATATTTCAGCAATATAACTTAATGCCCCACATGACCGCTTACGAAAATGTAATTCTCCCACTTGAGTTTCACGGTTATGATGATGAAACTGCCCACAAAAGGGTTGTTGGGGTCTTGAACCTGGTCGGGCTTGCAGGCAAGATGTATAATCGCCCTTCGCAGATGTCGGGCGGAGAGCAGCAGAGAGTGTCGATTGCTCGCTGCCTTGTAACAGACCCTGATATAATACTTGCAGATGAGCCGACAGGAGCTCTTGACAGTGTGAGGGGAAAAGAAGTCCTTACCCTTTTGCAGAAGCTTTGGAAAGAAAAAGGAAAGACGGTTATTATGGTTACGCATGACTTGAATCTTGCGCGCATGGCTTGTTCGGTTATAGAGCTGAAAGACGGTGAGATAGTTTCGTCAGGGCCGCTCAAGGAGGCCTTGCGGAGGACTGCAGCATGAAAACTCATCCTATTTTGTTTGGCTTAATAATTGTCTTTTTGCAGTTTTGCGCGGTTTTTGCAGCCCCGACTTCGGGGGCAAGCATTGTAGATTATAATGAGAGAAGCATAATTTCAGTTAGTCTAGTCAACCAGGACCCGGACCCTGCAATATCGGGAGACATAATTGAAGTGCGTATAGGCATTGAAAATAAGGGCGGGGAAGCAGTAAATGACCTTATGGTGGAGGTAGTTCCAACTTATCCGTTTGAGCTTGTTTCAGGCGAAACCGGCCTGCTGAACGCAGGGACGATCAATGGCTACCAGCAGAATTCCGAGATGAAAATTCTCAAATACCGCCTGAGGGTTAACCGGGAGGCATCAGCCGGCTCTTATGAGCTTAAAGTAAGGTTCTATGAAGAGGGCTCTGGGCAAGTTTCGGAAAGGACCTTTTCGATTGACATTCAGAGCAGAGAAAGCGCAGAAGTAATCTATATAGATAAGACCGTCCTTATCCCGGGAAAGATGAGCACCATGACGTTTACGATAAACAATGTGGGGAGTTCGCCGCTTCGCGACCTGAACTTCAAGTGGTCGAACCCTGATAAAATAATACTTCCTGTTGGAAGCGATAATGCAAAGTATGTCCGGTACATTGATGTAGGCGAAAGCGCAGAGCTTGAGTATCAGGTCATAGCCGACACGAATGCAGATGTCGGGCTTTACGAGCTTGACTTGTGCCTTTCATATACCGACCCGCTCACAGGCAGTGAAAAGACCATCTCGACACTTGCGGGAGTGTATGTTGGTGGGGAAACCGATTTTGATGTGGCTTTTTCTGAAAGCTCAAGCGGAACAACTTCATTTAGTATTGCAAACATAGGAAATAATCCTGCATATTCGGTTTCTGTCATAGTCCCAAGCCAAAGGTCCTGGAGTGTTCAGGGCCCAAACTCGGTAATAATAGGAAACCTCAACAAGGGGGATTATACCGTTGCAAGCTTTACGCTCCAGCAGAGCGGCTCAACAATGCAGATGCCTAATGGAACAAGGGGGGTTGGAATGGCGAACGCAACGACTGACGGAATCGCTGCACAGGATAGGGACCGCAACATGACGGCTTTCCAGAACCGGACAATGCAGGCACAGTCCAGCACGATTCTCCTTCAGGTTGCCTACACAGATACTCTGGGAGAGAGGAGGATTCTTGACAAAGAGGTCCAGATGGCTTCACAAAGTAGCGGCAACACGACCTTTGCAATGGCCCGCACAGCAGGCAGGAATGGCACATACCCACAATCGCAAGGGGGTCTTGGAAACTATGTCTGGCTGATATCTGGCTTTATCGTTCTGGCAGGGGGCTTTTTTCTTTACAGGAGGCACAAGAAGAAAAAACAGGCGTCCATTGAGTTTAAGGAGGGTAATTTTCTTTCCAAAAAGAAGAAATAGCCCTTTCAAAATAAGATGAAATTCAGGAAGTGTTTCAAGCACGCTTTTAATATGGTAGTGCACAGCAAGCTTAGAAGCTGGCTAACCATAATAGGAATTGTAATTGGCGTTGGGTCTGTTGTCGCGATTCTTGCATTAAGCGAAGGAATGCAGGAGTCGATGAATGACCGGCTCGGGGCGCTTGGAGGCGACATACTTACGCTTTCTGCCGGCTACTCGAGAGGAAGCAGCATGATGGGCGGCAGGGAAGGGCCTGATGGCAGCTTTGGCGGAAGCGGAGGCGCAACGGCAACTGACGATGAGCCGGTAATCGACCGCTCGGACGTTCAGGCGCTTAAGTCAATACCGGACATCGCAATAATCAGCCCAACTATCAGGGGAAATGTCAAGGTATCCTATTTAGGAAAATCCGGGTCTGTTTCCCTTACGGGCGTTGACCAGGCAGTCTGGTCGAAGATAACCACCGCTGAGATAAGGGATGGCAGAATGCTTGACTCGGCAGACCAAAACGTCATCGTAATCGGCTCCCGGCTTGCGGACTCTTACTTCAGCCAGCCGCTTGGGATAAGCAAGTCCATAACTATCGAGGGAAGCTCTTTTAGGATTGTCGGGATTCTTGATGACGAGAGTAACAGCATCTATATGCCAATGCAGATGGCATACCAGGTTCTTGAGGACAAGGATTACGGAGTTTACGATTCGGTTACTATTAAGATAAAGGACGAGGAAACCTTGAACGAAACAATGGAGAAAATCACCAGCAAGCTTATGCTGGTCCGGCATGTTAATGAACGGACCAAGGACTTCACGCTTTCTTCAAGCAAGCAGATGCAGGCAACTCGCGCTGAGATGATGAGTTCCATGACAATTTTCCTGACAGCCATTGCGGCAGTTTCACTGATTGTCGGCGCGGTAGGGATAGCAAATACGATGTTTACCTCAGTTCTCGAAAAGACAAAGGAGATTGGGATAATGAAGGCCATAGGGGCAAGAAACTCGGACATAATGATGATTTTCGTGCTGGACTCTGCAATTATCGGCTTTGTCGGCGGGGCGCTTGGCCTGCTTCTTGGAATGGCGGCTTCGATGGCCTTTCCGACACTGATGGGCGAGACAATGATGTTTCGCTCAGGCGGCGTGGTTTCCATGAGGATAATTATTCTTGCCTTGGGGGTTTCTGTTCTTATTGGTGTTTTGTCAGGGCTTATTCCAGCTTACCAGGCGTCCAAATTAAAGCCGGTGGATGCACTGAGGTATGAGTAGCAGGGCAGGAAAATTTTTGGGCTGTTTTTCCGAATTGTTCCGGACCTTTCCGTGATATTTCAAAGAACCTATATATGCCGTTCCAGACAAGTAATTTTGTGCCTGGGTCCAAGAAAGATTTTTTGGGCAAAGGCGCAGGAAAAGAAAAATGATGCGAAGTGATAGTATGGGTACAGTGCTGTTGCTGCTGACGGGCTTATGCCTTATGCAGCTTGCAATAGCAGACGAAACACTAAACCAGACGTTGGAAAACGAAACAGATGCCAACCTCACTAATGAGGCCGGCAACGAAACAAACGAGACCGTTGACAACACGACGGTCATCACGAACGAGACTAATGAAACCAACGAGACCGCAGGCGAGTTGACGAACGAGACAAATGAAAATTCAGGCGACCTCACAAATGAAACCGAAAACCAGACCGGCGAAATGACAGACCTGAACCAGACAGATCAAAACGATACTGCTTCTAACTTGACCGAAGCTGACATTAATGAGGCAAAGTCAATATCCTGCCCATATGGTGCGGAGGTAAGGTTCCTTGAGCTTGAAAAAAGAATTGAAAGAAACCTTCTTGTCGGCTCTGTAGTAGTAGCGGCGATAACTGAAAATGACCCCGATGCGGACGTAAGCGAACTGGTTGCAATCCTGGGCGAGATGGAAGACCTTCTTGAGGTTGTAAGAAATACCGACCGCGATGGAAACAAGCTGGAGCTTGCAAAGACCTTTGTCGACCTGAAAAAGGATGCCATAATTCTTACTATGGAGTTCAGGAAGCTTGCGCATGAGTTTATGACTCCGAAAAACCGGGAGCGCGTGATGGTTCAGGCAAGAATCGCAAATGCCACGAACTTCACTGAGATTGACCAGCGGCTTAACCAGGCAAGGAAAAACTTTAATGCACACAAGACCGAAGAATTCCTTGGAGTGATGAATTCGAAAGACCAGGAGTTAATAAAGAGAATAAGAGAGGGATCAGTGAATATGTCCGAGATAAGAAACCAGATTATGGAGCGCTTCCAAAACCTTACCAGTGAGGAGCAGCAGGGCTTTGTTGGCAGGGCAAGGGAGATGTCTATAAAAAACAATATCGCAAAGAAGAACCTTGCTCTTGAGATGAAGCAGGACCGCCTTGAGCAACGGCTTGAGAGGACAGAGCAGTTGCAGGAGCGGGTTCGCGAAAAGATGCGGGAGTTTAATGCAACAGGCGTTAACCACACGGCACTGATGGAGCAGCTTCAGGAAAGGGTCAGGCAGAGTGACAACCTTGGGCATGGCATGGGAAAGCAGCAGCAAGTGATGGGCGAGATGGGCGATATGCGCGGAAACGGGGTACCTGGAAGATGAAAACAAAGCTTTTTTTGGCCCTGTTTTTGCTGGTTGCTACTGTTGCCTTTTCCGGCTGCATAGGAAGCGACACGCAGGACAATTCTGAGGTTCCTATGGAGAACAACTCCCAGCAGGTAACTATCCAGGAAGAGCCGGCCGTAGAGCAGAATGCCGAGGTCATAGAGCAGGTGGATGCAGAATTGATGGATGACATCGATGACGTGGAAATCGGCGAAATGGTTTAGTTTCGTTTTAATTTAATTTCAATTTTGTTATTTTTTCTTTTGCCAGCTTTAGCTTTCCGAATTTTTTTTCGATAAAGCCCTTTAGGTCTTCAACCCGGGAACTGGTGATTACCTCGATGCACAGGAGAGGGTTTTTGGGGTTTGGGTCAAACGTTTCTTTTTGGTTTACTGACTCAACAGTCCTCAGGAATATCTCTGAAGCATTCATGGTCTTGAGGAGCTTTTTGGTCGTGTTTATGACGAATTCAATGTCGTAAGGTGGAATCAATCTCAGGTCAAGGTAATTCCCTTTCAGTTTTCCTGAGGTTATGCTCTTCAGGAATGCGTGCTCGGTTTCGACGGTTATGTCGACTTTCACGTCTTTTGAGCCGGCATATTTCTGCAGGAGATCACTTGCGTCCTTTGAGGAGTATTTTTCGTCAATTGAGCCGGTGATTAGCACTCCGGGGGTTTTTAAGGTTTTTCCAAACCGTGTAAGTTCGCTGAAGTACCCGAAGCGGCAGTTTTTGAATTCCTTCGGCTTTGGGGAAAATGCCTTCTTTATCTCTTCGGGCTTTTTGTCCGGAAACCAGGCAAGCCCCCTGATAAGCTGCTGAACCATAATAAACCCCCTCCATATATATAGCGTTTGGCTTGTTTTGGGTATTATCTAATATATCTCACTATATTATGCCTTTGGACTGTAAGGACGGCTATGTTGGCATAGCAAAGGTAATTGGCGCAGTAGTGGTTTGCATGGTTATTTTGACCCTGCTTTTCGCTTCTGAAAACCTTGTCGTCGTCGAGAGAATCAGCGGCTACCTGGTGGTTCTTGGCATAGTTCTGGGTGTTTTCCAGTACTTTGCCCAGAAAGAAGCTTCAGAAAAGCCACAATTGCCGGGAGTTAAGAAAAGAAGATAATTTTTGCTTTTTTCGTATTTTGGCTTTTTGCTGTAGGTGTGGCGGGTTTCTTAAGCGGTGGCTTTTTGGGTGGCAAGTGAATGGAAGTAGTGGTTTGCCCTTTCAAGGTATTCCAGGACGGGGCACTTGGAGCCGTTTTTGGAGGCGTAATCTGCCGCCAGGTAAGAAGCGCCGGCGTCAACTGCAAGGTCCTGGGCAGTGTTTGAGGTAAGGCCTGTTTCTGCCACGCTCAGAATCCCGCCTGAGGCAAGGTAGTGCTCGAGGATTTCCCAGCCGATTCCAAGCGCCAGGACCCCCGCCGCCACTTCCGCCTTGCTTACGGGAACTTCAAGGTTTTCGGCGGCCTTTACTCCAGTGTAGCCGAGGGCAGCGGCTGTTGTTCCGTGCATAAGCACATCGTAATGTGGAACTTCCTGAAAGTATCCGCCAAGCCCGTCCAGCTCGAAAAGCCCCAGGTAGTTTGCAAGCACTGCTGCAGCCCCAAGGCCCAGAACATATTTGTCGCTAAGCGTCTTTTCTGCCGCCCCCCTTATCTTTTGCCAGTCCATATTCAGCACTACTAGTTAGTTAAATATGTTTTTATGTCCGATTTTAAACAAAATTTGGCTTACCTTACGGGTTCTTAACTGCTTCCATCAGTTTCATTTATGAGACGAGCGGTTTTCGCCATTGTTTCAAAAATTCCGCCCGGAAAAGTCGCCACCTACGGCCAGATTGCAGACGCTCTTGGGACAAGTCCAAGAGCAGTTGGCCGAATTTTGAACAGTAATGAAAAGCTGGTCGAGATTCCCTGCCACAGGGTCGTGATGTCTGATGGGCGAATCGGCGGGTACAAGTGTGGAGTCGAGAGGAAGATTGAATTGCTTGAAAGTGAGGGCGTTGAGGTCAAAAACGGGAGGGTGGATTTGGAGCGGTTTTTGCTGGCGCTGGAAGTAAACCCGAAATACGACTAGGATTAAAGATTCCAATATAATGCTCTTTCTTCAGTGGTTCTATCTCCCGGAAGCTTGGCCTGCACCGAAAGAGGTGGCTCTATGCAGTGAGCAGGATCGGCGCGGGCTGTCATTCTTAAAAGTTCAGTTAGGCCTTCAGAACTTAATGTTCCGCGGCTTATAGTTCTTTTTCCATCCTCGATGGTCTCGATTGTCACGGGACCCGAATAACTCTTGAAGAGATTTTTGAAATTTCTGGAGTCACCCTTTTCGATTATTTGAGACCTACTCTCAAATTTTGCAATGGCTGAATCTGGACCTGAAAGACCTACACAAGAGATACCTCCATCTCCATCATAAAGTGCTTCAGTTTCCCGGATTATTACTCTAGGTCCTCCACCATAAACGCCTGAAGGCAATTCAATTCCAAGCGTATGTTCTTGTTTTTTTGTATCAAAGCTTGTTTCGACAGTTAGTCCATTATTTCTTGCATAATGGATAAGCTCTTCAGCACCCTCAAAATACTCTTTTTGGCTGTCTGGGACTTTTATTCCTTCTGGTAATCCTGCTAACATAGTTACTATAATATAATAATTACTATAACTTTAAATACTTATTGAAGATATTGAACTTAGCTTACTTTCACCGTTCCCTCTCCCCCGCAATAAACTCCTCTACTCTGTCTCTCGCCTCTGAATCCGAATACTGCTCAATTGGGTGCTTCATGGTGTAAGAGGAGATTGACTTTAATGGCCCTGCAATTTTCCGGTCAAGCCCCAGCTTGCAGCACCTAATCGCATCAATTGCAACTCCTGCGCTGTTTGGCGAGTCCTCGACTGCGAGCCGTAGCTCCACTGTTGTCGGGACATCTCCGAATTTTCTTCCCTCCATCCGGAGGTAGCAGATTTTCTCGTCTTTCTGGAAAGGCACATAATCTGACGGCCCGATGTGGATGTTTCCTTCAGGCATTGGAGTTGGAAGCTGGGACTGCACTGCTTCAGTCTTGCTCACCTTCTTACTTACAAGCCGAGCTCTTTCAAGCATGTTCAAAAAGTCAGTATTCCCCCCAAAGTTTAATTGGTAAGTCCGGTCTAATTTTACGCCCCGGTCAGCCCAGAGCTTTGCGAGAACCCGGTGGGTAATGGTTGCTCCAACTTGCGCCTTTATGTCGTCCCCCACACAAGGTATTTTTTTCTCCTCAAACCTTTTCGCCCAAATTGGGTTTGAGGCGATAAAGACCGGCATGCAGTTAACAAAGCCGATTCCCGCTTCAAGAGCGCAATTGGCGTAAAACTCAACGGCTTTTTGAGAGCCGACTGGAAGGTAATTTACAAGAATCTCAGCGCCCGAATCCTGAAGGGCTTTTACTACATTACAGGGCTCGGCGTCCGCCACACGGAATGCCTCGTCTTCAGGGTAGTTCATCATGTGCGGGGCAACCCCATCCAAAACAGGCCCCATTCTGACAGGCACCTTCAGATTGGGCACATTTTTGCAAAATGTCTTGGTGTTGTTTGGCTTTGAAAAAATCGCTTCAGACAAGTCAAGCCCAACTTTTCTTTTGTCAATGTCAAAAGCTGCAACTGGCCTGACATCAGAAATTCTGTAGCCGCCAAGAACATTATGCATTAGCCCCGGCACAAGCTCGGAGTTCGAGTCGACATTTTTGTAGTAGTAGAGCCCCTGTATTAAGCTCGAGCAGCAGTTCCCGATTCCGGAAATAGCGATTTTGATTTCCTTGCCCATATAATAACTAGCGGAAGTATTTATATATTTTACCAGCGTAAAACTTTATCCCGGTAAGCCAATATATTCTGCGCCCTACTAATTATGGAAAAGCCCCTTAAGCGCCTGGCAGACCTTAACACAAAAGACTGCCTGTGGATTTACCTCCTGAGGATCCTGAAGGACGGCCCACGCCACGGCTACATATTAAGGGAAGAGGTAAACAAGCGCTTTGGCTTTATGCCGGGCACAGTCACTTCCTACAGGGTTCTGTATTCCCTGAAAGCTGATGGCTTTGTCCAGAAAAAGCCGGACGGGAGAAAAGAGATATACACTATCACTCCAAAAGGTCTTGAAATCCTTAAAAAAGCGGTCAACTTTTACGAAAACCTCGGAAAGCTCCTG
This sequence is a window from Candidatus Aenigmatarchaeota archaeon. Protein-coding genes within it:
- a CDS encoding COG1361 S-layer family protein yields the protein MKTHPILFGLIIVFLQFCAVFAAPTSGASIVDYNERSIISVSLVNQDPDPAISGDIIEVRIGIENKGGEAVNDLMVEVVPTYPFELVSGETGLLNAGTINGYQQNSEMKILKYRLRVNREASAGSYELKVRFYEEGSGQVSERTFSIDIQSRESAEVIYIDKTVLIPGKMSTMTFTINNVGSSPLRDLNFKWSNPDKIILPVGSDNAKYVRYIDVGESAELEYQVIADTNADVGLYELDLCLSYTDPLTGSEKTISTLAGVYVGGETDFDVAFSESSSGTTSFSIANIGNNPAYSVSVIVPSQRSWSVQGPNSVIIGNLNKGDYTVASFTLQQSGSTMQMPNGTRGVGMANATTDGIAAQDRDRNMTAFQNRTMQAQSSTILLQVAYTDTLGERRILDKEVQMASQSSGNTTFAMARTAGRNGTYPQSQGGLGNYVWLISGFIVLAGGFFLYRRHKKKKQASIEFKEGNFLSKKKK
- a CDS encoding inositol-3-phosphate synthase, which translates into the protein MGKEIKIAISGIGNCCSSLIQGLYYYKNVDSNSELVPGLMHNVLGGYRISDVRPVAAFDIDKRKVGLDLSEAIFSKPNNTKTFCKNVPNLKVPVRMGPVLDGVAPHMMNYPEDEAFRVADAEPCNVVKALQDSGAEILVNYLPVGSQKAVEFYANCALEAGIGFVNCMPVFIASNPIWAKRFEEKKIPCVGDDIKAQVGATITHRVLAKLWADRGVKLDRTYQLNFGGNTDFLNMLERARLVSKKVSKTEAVQSQLPTPMPEGNIHIGPSDYVPFQKDEKICYLRMEGRKFGDVPTTVELRLAVEDSPNSAGVAIDAIRCCKLGLDRKIAGPLKSISSYTMKHPIEQYSDSEARDRVEEFIAGERER
- a CDS encoding winged helix-turn-helix transcriptional regulator, yielding MRKPLLLAFLLIAAAFPAMAEDYYADVQIKVWHAGEVEISGTTNHPTLAPGVYQNFTSKSGSMWVLNITLPETFSEYVYDVELPQKSQVNYLSVPKNIRMETRDGALHLIGSGMDQKFFVVVQYSYDGTPPPQPPSPVVPLAIFALVIAGIVVHYRFKIKKIKLVPPKIRKGYNPLALTERQKEILDFIEKAGNATTQAKLQAGTNIPKASLSRNIDALVKKGILKRERKGMTMVVYFSEE
- a CDS encoding ABC transporter ATP-binding protein gives rise to the protein MEKTEKGTRKCFSGDKIISLKNVWKVYKMGEVLVPALKDVTVDIHEGDFVAIVGASGSGKSTMMNMVGCLDTPTKGEVYLKSKNISKMPESELASLRGRAIGFIFQQYNLMPHMTAYENVILPLEFHGYDDETAHKRVVGVLNLVGLAGKMYNRPSQMSGGEQQRVSIARCLVTDPDIILADEPTGALDSVRGKEVLTLLQKLWKEKGKTVIMVTHDLNLARMACSVIELKDGEIVSSGPLKEALRRTAA
- a CDS encoding helix-turn-helix transcriptional regulator, with product MEKPLKRLADLNTKDCLWIYLLRILKDGPRHGYILREEVNKRFGFMPGTVTSYRVLYSLKADGFVQKKPDGRKEIYTITPKGLEILKKAVNFYENLGKLLKS
- a CDS encoding MGMT family protein: MRRAVFAIVSKIPPGKVATYGQIADALGTSPRAVGRILNSNEKLVEIPCHRVVMSDGRIGGYKCGVERKIELLESEGVEVKNGRVDLERFLLALEVNPKYD
- a CDS encoding ABC transporter permease; translated protein: MKFRKCFKHAFNMVVHSKLRSWLTIIGIVIGVGSVVAILALSEGMQESMNDRLGALGGDILTLSAGYSRGSSMMGGREGPDGSFGGSGGATATDDEPVIDRSDVQALKSIPDIAIISPTIRGNVKVSYLGKSGSVSLTGVDQAVWSKITTAEIRDGRMLDSADQNVIVIGSRLADSYFSQPLGISKSITIEGSSFRIVGILDDESNSIYMPMQMAYQVLEDKDYGVYDSVTIKIKDEETLNETMEKITSKLMLVRHVNERTKDFTLSSSKQMQATRAEMMSSMTIFLTAIAAVSLIVGAVGIANTMFTSVLEKTKEIGIMKAIGARNSDIMMIFVLDSAIIGFVGGALGLLLGMAASMAFPTLMGETMMFRSGGVVSMRIIILALGVSVLIGVLSGLIPAYQASKLKPVDALRYE